From one Gossypium hirsutum isolate 1008001.06 chromosome D08, Gossypium_hirsutum_v2.1, whole genome shotgun sequence genomic stretch:
- the LOC107909039 gene encoding 50S ribosomal protein L17, chloroplastic: MAMSMAIATDCGSSRWSMASLKSALPRLTSTASSIKLPCRRRAPPPVKSPQLVRSFTALSPVNPLHSLGFSGLTSFEQNFTIIDNGGRFYAMRHGRRVPKLNRPPDQRRALLRGLTTQLLKYGRIKTTRARASAVRKYVDKMITLAKDGSLHKRRQALGFIYEKQIVHALFAEVPERYGERNGGYTRIIRTLPRRGDNAPMAYIELV, encoded by the exons ATGGCAATGTCGATGGCAATTGCCACCGATTGTGGAAGTAGTAGGTGGAGTATGGCGTCTTTGAAATCTGCTCTGCCGCGGCTAACTTCCACAGCTTCTTCCATTAAGTTACCATGTCGCCGCCGTGCTCCTCCGCCTGTCAAATCGCCTCAGCTTGTTCGCTCTTTCACTGCTCTCTCCCCCGTTAACCCTCTCCATTCCCTCGGTTTCTCTG GCCTCACCAGCTTTGAGCAAAATTTCACCATAATTGATAACGGTGGCCGATTCTACGCAATGCGGCATGGCAGACGAGTGCCTAAGCTCAACAGGCCACCTGACCAGCGGCGTGCACTCCTGCGAGGCCTCACGACTCAGCTCCTTAAGTATGGTCGGATCAAAACCACTCGGGCTAGGGCAAGCGCTGTGAGGAAGTATGTAGACAAAATGATCACGTTGGCGAAAGATGGTTCGCTTCACAAACGAAGGCAAGCTCTTGGCTTCATTTATGAGAAACAGATCGTGCACGCGCTCTTTGCTGAGGTACCGGAGAGGTACGGTGAGAGAAATGGTGGATATACAAGAATTATTCGAACCTTGCCTAGGCGAGGAGACAATGCACCAATGGCTTACATTGAACTTGTATAG